A window from Candidatus Gracilibacteria bacterium encodes these proteins:
- the carB gene encoding carbamoyl-phosphate synthase (glutamine-hydrolyzing) large subunit yields MSPKKTKLNLPKKVLILGSGALKIGEAGEFDYSGSQAIKALKEEGIRVILINPNIATYQTSRGVADEVYFLPITPYFVEKVIAKEKPDGLLLSFGGQTALNCGVALEEAGTLKKYSVQVLGTPVSSIIKTEDRELFNKELQKISVAVPRSVACTNLSATLTAAREIGFPLLIRAAFALGGKGSGFVHNEEELIEKVNSAFAYSPQVLVEESLKGWKEVEYEVVRDAYDNCITVCNMENFDPLGIHTGESIVVAPSQTLNNSEYHMLREIGIKVIRHLGIVGECNIQYALDPESTRYRVIEVNARLSRSSALASKATGYPLAYVAAKLGLGYSLPELRNAITGVTTACFEPSLDYIALKIPRWDLDKFRKVSHQISSEMKSVGEIMALGRSFEEVMQKGLRMLQIGLIGLTENERLNLDTENLKQAIAHPTPKRIIAIAEALRDGWEIKEITKLSGIDPWFLGKLKNIVDMSTRLEKEELTEDLLRSAKRYGFSDKQIAIAKDMEEMAVRAVRKKLKVVPCIKQIDTLAAEWPAKTNYLYATYHGEKNDVSFGGRKKRAIVLGSGAYCIGSSVEFDWCSINAIKTLKANGYETIMINYNPETVSTDYDMCDKLYFDELSLERVLDIYELENPEGVVVSTGGQTPNNLVMKLDQAGVKIFGTSAHSIDQAENRHKFSQMLDKLEVDQPKWKEFADTEKAIGFAESVGYPVLVRPSYVLSGAAMAVAQNGENLKAYLAKAVRISKEAPVVITKFELGAKEIEVDAVAQNGEIMIYAIAEHTENAGVHSGDATIVLPPQKLYLETIKRIRNITKKIAKALEISGPFNIQYLAVNNDIKVIECNLRASRSFPFSSKVTGYNFIEIATEAMLGIAKKKDYKTLDLDFVGVKAPQFSFSRLKGADPVLGVEMASTGEVACFGDDLHEAFFKAMLSTGFEVPHKNVLISIGTIEDKADFLPAARKLASKGFSLFATPGTAKVLEDGGLSATVVHKMDSDLHPNFSELIRKDKVDWVINIPRNTSHEEMTVGYTIRRFTIDNNIPLTIDLKVAKLMVDTLERYTLDDLAIEPWSHYV; encoded by the coding sequence ATGAGCCCCAAAAAAACCAAGCTCAATCTTCCCAAGAAAGTTCTGATCCTAGGGTCGGGCGCTCTGAAGATCGGTGAGGCGGGGGAGTTTGACTATAGCGGATCACAGGCCATTAAGGCTCTGAAAGAAGAGGGGATCCGGGTGATTTTGATCAATCCGAATATCGCGACTTATCAAACGAGTCGTGGCGTTGCGGATGAGGTTTATTTTTTGCCGATTACGCCTTATTTTGTGGAGAAAGTGATCGCCAAGGAAAAACCTGATGGTCTTTTGCTTTCGTTCGGTGGACAAACGGCGCTCAACTGTGGAGTGGCTTTGGAGGAAGCGGGTACGCTAAAAAAATATTCAGTGCAGGTTTTAGGGACTCCGGTCTCCTCCATCATCAAGACCGAAGACCGTGAGCTCTTCAATAAAGAACTTCAAAAAATTTCTGTGGCCGTGCCCCGGAGCGTGGCGTGTACCAATTTGTCTGCGACACTGACTGCGGCTCGTGAAATTGGATTCCCACTCCTCATTCGTGCGGCCTTTGCGCTCGGCGGAAAGGGAAGTGGCTTTGTGCATAATGAAGAAGAACTTATAGAAAAAGTGAATTCCGCTTTTGCGTATTCCCCACAAGTGCTGGTGGAAGAGAGTCTTAAAGGCTGGAAAGAGGTGGAATATGAAGTGGTGCGCGATGCTTATGACAACTGTATTACGGTGTGTAACATGGAGAACTTTGATCCGCTGGGAATTCACACCGGAGAAAGTATTGTGGTGGCCCCTTCACAAACACTGAACAATTCCGAGTATCACATGCTGCGAGAAATTGGAATCAAGGTGATCCGCCACCTCGGAATTGTGGGGGAATGCAATATTCAATATGCGTTGGATCCTGAATCCACTCGCTACCGAGTGATTGAAGTGAATGCACGCCTATCTCGATCTTCCGCGCTGGCTTCCAAGGCCACCGGCTACCCTTTGGCTTATGTCGCCGCCAAGCTTGGACTCGGCTACAGCTTGCCGGAACTTCGCAATGCCATTACCGGCGTCACCACCGCTTGTTTTGAGCCTTCCCTCGACTATATTGCCCTCAAAATTCCCCGTTGGGACCTGGATAAATTTCGAAAAGTTTCGCACCAAATTTCCAGTGAGATGAAATCGGTTGGAGAGATTATGGCGCTGGGGCGTAGTTTTGAAGAAGTCATGCAAAAAGGGCTCCGCATGCTGCAAATCGGTTTGATTGGACTTACGGAAAATGAACGGCTCAACCTCGATACCGAAAATCTGAAACAAGCCATCGCTCATCCCACGCCCAAACGGATCATTGCGATTGCGGAAGCGCTGCGAGACGGCTGGGAGATCAAAGAAATCACCAAACTTTCCGGCATTGATCCTTGGTTTTTGGGCAAACTCAAAAATATTGTGGACATGAGCACGCGATTGGAAAAAGAAGAGCTGACCGAGGATTTGCTCCGCAGCGCCAAACGGTACGGATTTTCCGACAAGCAGATCGCCATCGCTAAAGACATGGAGGAAATGGCGGTGCGAGCGGTGCGCAAAAAATTAAAGGTGGTTCCGTGCATTAAACAAATCGACACGCTGGCCGCCGAGTGGCCCGCCAAAACCAATTATTTGTACGCGACCTATCACGGTGAAAAAAATGATGTGTCGTTTGGAGGACGAAAAAAACGCGCGATCGTTTTGGGCAGCGGAGCGTACTGCATCGGATCCAGTGTGGAATTTGATTGGTGCAGCATCAATGCCATAAAAACCCTCAAAGCCAACGGCTACGAGACCATTATGATCAATTACAATCCGGAGACCGTTTCCACCGACTACGACATGTGTGACAAACTCTATTTTGATGAACTTTCCCTCGAACGGGTGCTCGATATTTACGAACTCGAAAATCCGGAGGGCGTGGTGGTTTCCACGGGTGGGCAAACGCCCAATAATTTGGTGATGAAACTTGACCAAGCCGGGGTGAAGATTTTTGGAACTTCCGCCCACAGCATTGATCAAGCGGAAAATCGTCACAAATTCTCTCAAATGTTGGATAAGTTGGAAGTGGATCAGCCCAAGTGGAAAGAGTTTGCCGATACGGAAAAGGCGATTGGTTTTGCCGAAAGCGTGGGTTATCCGGTTCTTGTGCGGCCTTCGTATGTGCTTTCCGGAGCGGCGATGGCCGTGGCGCAGAATGGTGAAAATCTTAAGGCTTACTTGGCCAAGGCCGTGCGCATTTCCAAAGAGGCTCCTGTGGTGATCACCAAATTTGAGCTGGGTGCTAAAGAAATTGAAGTGGATGCGGTGGCACAAAACGGCGAGATTATGATTTACGCCATTGCCGAACACACGGAAAATGCCGGCGTGCACAGTGGAGATGCGACCATTGTTTTGCCTCCGCAAAAACTCTACTTGGAAACCATCAAACGGATTCGAAACATCACCAAGAAAATCGCGAAGGCTTTGGAAATCAGCGGGCCGTTCAACATTCAATATTTGGCTGTGAACAATGATATTAAAGTGATCGAGTGCAACCTTCGTGCCAGCCGCAGTTTCCCTTTCAGCTCCAAAGTGACCGGTTACAACTTCATTGAAATCGCCACGGAGGCCATGCTTGGAATCGCCAAGAAAAAAGACTACAAAACGCTGGATCTGGACTTCGTTGGTGTTAAAGCTCCACAGTTTTCTTTCTCTCGCCTCAAGGGGGCGGATCCCGTGCTTGGAGTGGAAATGGCTTCCACCGGAGAGGTGGCGTGTTTTGGGGATGATCTGCATGAAGCCTTTTTCAAGGCCATGCTTTCCACCGGCTTTGAAGTCCCCCATAAAAATGTTCTGATTTCCATTGGAACGATTGAAGACAAGGCGGACTTTTTACCGGCCGCCCGCAAGTTGGCTTCCAAAGGGTTCTCCTTGTTCGCCACTCCCGGCACCGCAAAAGTCTTAGAGGATGGCGGCCTCAGTGCCACAGTGGTTCACAAAATGGACAGCGATCTGCACCCCAACTTCAGTGAACTGATCCGTAAAGACAAGGTGGACTGGGTCATCAATATTCCCCGTAACACCTCGCACGAAGAAATGACCGTGGGTTACACCATCCGCCGCTTCACCATCGACAACAACATCCCCCTCACCATCGACCTCAAAGTCGCCAAACTCATGGTGGACACGCTGGAACGCTACACCCTAGACGATTTGGCTATTGAGCCTTGGAGTCATTATGTTTAG
- a CDS encoding alanine--tRNA ligase-related protein, with protein sequence MEPTELLYMSDMAATEGTATVQSVLDSEGKTIVFLDRTLFYAQGGGQPYDKGSITSAAASFEVDEVRYLDGLIKHIGHFTSGRFAEGDAVSLHIEPSRRALHRRLHSGGHVVDLALKRLNIDWIPGKGYHFPDGPYIEYEGSLEGMNKEELLTEIEKTCNEIIQENIPTRIEFVSAEELQNRGFQVPPSLSPGKPLRIVYYGDFGVPCGGTHVDQMGDLGHMTIRKIKQEGANIRVAYAVE encoded by the coding sequence ATGGAACCCACTGAACTGCTTTACATGTCTGACATGGCGGCCACCGAAGGCACAGCTACGGTCCAATCCGTGCTGGACAGTGAAGGGAAGACTATCGTCTTTCTTGATCGAACTCTTTTTTACGCTCAAGGCGGCGGCCAACCTTACGACAAAGGCAGCATCACTTCCGCCGCCGCCTCATTTGAGGTGGACGAAGTGCGTTATTTGGATGGCCTCATCAAACACATCGGGCATTTCACATCCGGACGCTTTGCCGAAGGCGATGCCGTTTCACTTCACATTGAGCCAAGTCGCCGTGCCCTGCATCGCCGCCTCCACTCCGGCGGGCATGTCGTGGATCTGGCGCTCAAACGGCTGAACATCGATTGGATTCCGGGCAAAGGCTACCACTTCCCCGATGGACCGTATATTGAATACGAGGGTAGCTTGGAAGGAATGAACAAAGAGGAACTTCTCACTGAAATTGAAAAAACTTGCAATGAAATCATTCAAGAAAACATTCCAACGCGCATTGAATTTGTGTCTGCCGAGGAACTTCAAAACCGTGGCTTTCAAGTCCCGCCCTCGTTGAGTCCCGGCAAACCCCTGCGCATTGTTTATTACGGTGATTTCGGCGTTCCTTGCGGCGGCACGCATGTGGATCAAATGGGCGACCTTGGGCACATGACCATTCGCAAAATCAAACAGGAAGGCGCCAATATTCGTGTGGCCTACGCCGTGGAATAA
- a CDS encoding type II toxin-antitoxin system VapC family toxin, producing the protein MEEYILDTNILIYLFEGRESIASTLLSLHREYFFTSVISHFEFLVGARSEAEEKEIRSKLKETAPLDIRLEIVEAAVKLQKQYKLKFKDLLIAATAQVEGLTLVTADKDFKKIKGLKVNLIRAGFLCYSTSSSM; encoded by the coding sequence ATGGAAGAATATATTTTAGACACGAACATCCTCATTTATCTCTTTGAAGGGCGAGAAAGTATTGCAAGTACTCTGCTCAGCCTTCATCGAGAGTATTTTTTTACAAGCGTGATCTCACATTTTGAGTTCTTGGTCGGAGCCCGTAGTGAAGCGGAGGAAAAGGAGATAAGAAGCAAGTTGAAAGAGACAGCACCCTTGGATATTCGTCTGGAAATCGTCGAAGCGGCAGTAAAACTCCAAAAACAGTACAAGCTCAAATTCAAAGATCTCCTTATCGCCGCGACCGCGCAAGTGGAGGGGCTCACCCTGGTCACCGCGGACAAGGATTTCAAGAAAATCAAAGGGCTCAAAGTGAACTTGATCCGTGCCTGATTTCTTTGCTACAGCACTTCGTCTTCTATGTAG
- a CDS encoding putative metal-binding motif-containing protein, giving the protein MATLSGPACSDTDETKAAGGNFYLDADQDGYGTGDRIETVGEVRKHTGRLAKQPGDCNDADPLINPSQADIDPNGKDDDCDGVKDFMPAPKVDKPRVKTNSGGKTILTPDSVEWHEMVTAVLDSTRREDFTKGQDLSIKGPGVGISYGLAKGGVGHDREKQEELWAWARPHVEAHLKAYSPEEKGQVAVWLQAAEDYAAMLADPDYRETEDIYLAALQSTDCTDLFPDKEDKSCSRFFNHYGPYDSWDKAIESAKARAGALSEEDKRHGFVFIGNIGPETERELTLNRELQTGVYRRLGDGISPEDLKYWTGAIREDLSLIVGEVQ; this is encoded by the coding sequence ATGGCAACACTGTCCGGGCCCGCCTGCTCAGATACTGATGAAACTAAAGCCGCTGGAGGCAATTTTTATTTAGACGCAGATCAGGATGGATATGGGACTGGAGACAGAATAGAAACAGTAGGTGAAGTGAGAAAGCATACGGGGCGGCTCGCAAAACAGCCGGGGGACTGTAATGATGCCGATCCATTGATCAACCCTTCCCAAGCAGATATCGACCCCAATGGGAAAGACGACGATTGCGACGGCGTAAAGGACTTCATGCCAGCTCCGAAGGTGGACAAGCCACGAGTAAAGACAAATAGTGGGGGAAAAACCATCCTCACTCCCGATTCAGTGGAGTGGCATGAAATGGTCACAGCAGTTCTAGATAGCACCCGGCGCGAAGACTTCACAAAGGGGCAAGATCTTTCAATCAAAGGCCCGGGAGTCGGTATATCCTACGGACTTGCAAAAGGTGGAGTGGGGCATGATCGCGAGAAACAGGAAGAGCTCTGGGCTTGGGCAAGGCCCCATGTTGAAGCCCATCTTAAGGCCTATTCTCCCGAAGAAAAAGGACAAGTCGCAGTTTGGCTCCAAGCAGCGGAAGACTACGCCGCAATGCTCGCGGACCCCGACTATAGAGAAACAGAAGACATATATTTGGCCGCACTCCAAAGTACAGACTGTACGGATCTGTTCCCAGATAAAGAAGACAAGAGCTGCTCCAGATTCTTCAATCATTATGGGCCTTATGACAGTTGGGATAAGGCCATTGAATCCGCCAAAGCACGAGCAGGGGCTCTGAGCGAAGAAGATAAGAGACACGGCTTTGTCTTCATAGGGAACATTGGACCTGAAACCGAGAGGGAACTCACTCTCAACCGCGAGCTCCAGACAGGGGTATACCGAAGGCTGGGAGACGGGATCTCTCCAGAAGATTTAAAGTACTGGACTGGCGCTATTAGAGAAGACCTTTCCCTCATAGTGGGTGAAGTTCAATAA
- the recR gene encoding recombination mediator RecR, which produces MDFLPESIVRLIEEFQQLPGIGPKSAQRLAFHLLKASDGRLEGFGAAVKGLKDGVVSCSTCFSLTTENPCRICSDARRDQGVLCVVESTLDLIAIEKTGEYRGLYHVLQGKLSPLDGIGPEDLRAFELFERVSAEGSTVREVILALNPDLEGDTTALFLRQKLTSWGELAVSRIARGIPSGGNLEYTDDATLIRAMQGRQSMGGSWGAQGSHRVVSLSPYRPLSGGTQEER; this is translated from the coding sequence ATGGATTTCCTCCCCGAATCGATTGTGCGGCTTATAGAAGAGTTTCAGCAGCTCCCGGGCATTGGGCCCAAGAGTGCGCAGCGCTTGGCTTTTCATCTTTTAAAAGCTTCGGATGGGCGGCTGGAGGGGTTTGGGGCGGCGGTGAAGGGTCTAAAAGACGGCGTTGTAAGTTGTTCCACCTGTTTTTCACTCACCACGGAAAACCCGTGCCGCATTTGCAGTGATGCGCGGCGCGATCAGGGAGTTTTGTGTGTGGTGGAAAGCACGCTCGATTTGATCGCTATAGAAAAAACCGGGGAGTACCGCGGACTGTATCATGTGCTGCAAGGCAAACTTTCGCCTTTGGATGGGATTGGGCCGGAGGATTTGCGGGCTTTTGAACTTTTTGAGCGCGTTTCAGCAGAGGGGAGCACTGTGCGAGAAGTGATTTTGGCTCTCAACCCGGATCTGGAAGGAGACACCACGGCTTTATTTTTACGACAAAAACTGACGAGTTGGGGGGAGCTGGCCGTGTCCCGCATTGCGCGCGGCATTCCGAGCGGCGGAAATTTGGAATACACCGATGACGCTACTCTGATTCGGGCAATGCAGGGAAGGCAGAGTATGTGAGGCTCATGGGGCGCCCAAGGAAGTCACAGAGTTGTTTCCCTATCGCCCTACCGGCCTCTAAGCGGCGGTACTCAGGAGGAACGATAA
- a CDS encoding 2-C-methyl-D-erythritol 2,4-cyclodiphosphate synthase gives MNTVILLAAGKSQRAGQNKLWVLVGNKPLWTRAYETFSNHLEIDHIVLVVPKGEELRFLPFLNNEKTQVVSGGETRMESFKRGLVAVGSVDSRTVVLDHNAANPFVTNEEISAVLEAAKIHGAAAVSHECVDTVLEVENGFYTASIPREKLRLMQTPQAVRGDILQDILNKSALSDSTDLSTALLDFIPVKILPAHPDNKKITTKEDLEHMFDKGERASQTFLGEDSHRFSGTGTLTLGGLSISDCPALEANSDGDIILHAIGRALAQAKGTNFSEVADPLMLGGNFDSQDYLEPLLEGISIQNISLSLEGSRPQIDPIAPALKSSLGRILQIEASQIHISAHTGEDLTPFGRGEGLRCLALVTLHTNHEKIFSGARTAFSHTHRRNVGGGEQQRSSRGTSSFFNSPAHDLHRIFFLGV, from the coding sequence ATGAAACTTTTTCAAATCACCTGGAAATCGACCACATCGTACTGGTGGTGCCCAAGGGAGAAGAATTGCGCTTTCTGCCGTTCTTGAATAACGAAAAAACACAGGTGGTGAGTGGTGGAGAGACGCGCATGGAATCATTTAAGCGAGGGCTGGTGGCCGTGGGAAGTGTGGACAGTCGCACGGTGGTGCTGGATCACAACGCCGCGAATCCTTTTGTGACCAACGAGGAAATTTCAGCAGTGCTGGAAGCCGCCAAAATACATGGGGCTGCGGCAGTTTCACACGAGTGTGTCGACACGGTATTGGAAGTGGAAAATGGATTTTATACCGCAAGCATCCCGCGCGAAAAACTTCGTCTCATGCAAACGCCACAGGCCGTTCGTGGGGACATTCTTCAGGATATTTTGAATAAAAGCGCACTGTCCGATTCCACGGATCTCAGCACCGCCCTTCTCGACTTTATTCCCGTAAAAATTCTCCCCGCCCACCCCGACAACAAAAAAATCACCACGAAAGAAGATTTGGAGCACATGTTCGACAAGGGTGAGAGGGCCTCACAAACTTTTCTTGGTGAAGATTCTCATCGATTCTCCGGCACCGGTACGCTCACACTCGGCGGCCTCTCGATTTCCGACTGTCCGGCACTGGAAGCCAATTCGGACGGAGACATTATTTTGCACGCCATCGGCCGCGCTTTGGCTCAGGCCAAGGGGACAAATTTTTCCGAAGTGGCGGACCCGCTCATGCTCGGGGGCAACTTCGACAGCCAAGATTATTTGGAGCCCCTGCTCGAGGGCATCTCCATCCAAAACATTTCACTCTCTTTGGAAGGCAGCCGCCCTCAAATAGACCCCATCGCTCCGGCCTTAAAAAGCTCCCTAGGGAGGATTTTACAGATTGAAGCTTCTCAAATTCATATCTCCGCCCACACTGGCGAAGACCTCACTCCGTTCGGCCGTGGAGAGGGCCTGCGGTGCCTTGCGTTAGTCACGCTTCATACAAATCATGAAAAAATATTTTCCTGAGCTCGGACTGCTTTCAGCCATACTCACCGTAGGAATGTTGGTGGTGGGGAGCAACAACGCTCATCTCGCTGAACTTCAAGCTTTTTCAATTCTCCCGCTCATGACCTCCATCGTATTTTTTTTCTTGGCGTATAG